Proteins from a genomic interval of Ptychodera flava strain L36383 chromosome 7, AS_Pfla_20210202, whole genome shotgun sequence:
- the LOC139136159 gene encoding C-type lectin-like, which yields MALTLFFAVLMISVFTAASKEDVGPNNVCPDYWYPDNGNCYRLIACPMTFVKAEAECRLFGPESHIASIHNEQENDFVFTFQGSFVNMWIGLHDNEQEHVFQWTDDSPLGYQNWHAGQPDHSCGLLCEGHCAQFEVKSESFTKWSLDDCNSEKMFVCKQPMP from the exons ATGGCGTTGACTCTATTCTTTGCGGTTTTGATGATCAGCGTTTTCACTGCCGCTTCCAAGGAAGATG TCGGCCCGAATAATGTGTGTCCGGATTATTGGTACCCTGACAACGGCAACTGTTACCGCCTCATCGCCTGCCCTATGACCTTTGTCAAAGCCGAAGCCGAATGCAGACTGTTCGGCCCCGAATCACATATAGCATCCATACACAACGAGCAAGAGAACGACTTCGTCTTTACATTCCAGGGAAGTTTTGTGAACATGTGGATCGGCTTGCACGACAACGAACAG GAACATGTTTTCCAGTGGACTGACGACTCTCCCCTGGGGTATCAAAACTGGCATGCCGGCCAACCTGATCACAGTTGTGGACTGCTGTGTGAGGGTCACTGTGCCCAGTTTGAAGTGAAGAGCGAATCCT TTACGAAATGGAGTTTGGACGATTGCAATTCTGAGAAAATGTTCGTCTGTAAACAACCAATGCCTTAA